One genomic window of Etheostoma spectabile isolate EspeVRDwgs_2016 chromosome 5, UIUC_Espe_1.0, whole genome shotgun sequence includes the following:
- the nkx2.7 gene encoding NK2 transcription factor related 7: MDSACPTVRTQEQGQTQPVPLSLTHRERDRLGLSHRPHTQEQGQTRPVPASAHRNRNGLSYQGGHTGTEMDSACPTVRTQEHGQTRAVPSSAHRNKDRLGLSHCPSHTGTGTDSACPTAPHTQEQGQTRPVTPSLTHRNRDRLGLSHQIISPESSPDCDGSPPSGGAPSRAHRKPRVLFSQSQVSELERRFLQQRYLSAPEREHLARVLTLTSTQVKIWFQNRRYKCKRQRQDKSLELAGFPGPRRVAVPVLVRDSRLCGAGSPSAPPPYNVTLGRYNSVLYGNSGLYSCGYHSPAQLAELTCGNSEEAFNHAHFQVSLQGVRGW, translated from the exons ATGGACTCGGCATGTCCCACCGTCCGCACACAGGAACAAGGACAGACTCAGCCTGTCCCACTGTCCCTCACACACAGGGAGAGGGACAGACTCGGCCTGTCCCACCGTCCTCACACACAGGAACAGGGACAGACTCGACCTGTCCCAGCGTCCGCACACAGGAACAGAAACGGCCTGTCCTACCAGGGGGGACACACAGGAACAGAAATGGACTCGGCATGTCCCACCGTCCGCACACAGGAACACGGACAGACTCGGGCTGTCCCATCGTCCGCACACAGGAACAAGGACAGACTCGGCCTGTCCCACTGTCCCTCACACACAGGAACAGGGACAGACTCGGCCTGTCCCACCGCCCCTCACACACAGGAACAGGGACAGACTCGGCCTGTCACACCGTCCCTCACACACAGGAACAGGGACAGACTCGGCCTGTCCCACC AGATAATCAGTCCGGAGAGTTCCCCTGACTGTGACGGAAGCCCCCCCAGCGGCGGAGCCCCCAGCCGGGCGCACAGGAAGCCCCGGGTCCTCTTCTCCCAGTCCCAGGTGTCCGAGCTCGAGCGGCGCTTTCTGCAGCAGCGCTACCTGTCCGCCCCGGAGAGAGAGCACCTGGCCCGCGTGCTCACGCTCACCTCCACGCAGGTCAAGATCTGGTTCCAGAACAGGCGGTACAAATGCAAGCGGCAGCGGCAGGACAAGTCTCTGGAGCTGGCGGGGTTTCCCGGACCCAGGAGGGTGGCGGTGCCGGTTCTGGTGCGGGACAGCAGGCTCTGCGGGGCGGGTTCGCCTTCAGCGCCGCCGCCGTACAACGTGACTCTGGGACGTTATAATTCGGTATTGTACGGAAACAGCGGCTTGTACAGCTGCGGTTATCACTCACCTGCACAGCTGGCTGAGTTAACATGTGGAAACAGCGAGGAGGCCTTTAACCACGCGCACTTCCAGGTGTCTCTACAGGGAGTCAGAGGCTGGTGA